In one Bacteroides intestinalis DSM 17393 genomic region, the following are encoded:
- a CDS encoding family 78 glycoside hydrolase catalytic domain, whose amino-acid sequence MKSYKSLVLLILSICLACPALLYAVENPVSIKKLKVEYAEMPLGIDVEKPRFSWQMVVPDTERGYSQKAYQIIVTDEKGSLVWDSGKVSSDLSLNIEYAGAPLQPATCYFWTVNVWNQRGEQSSETSWFETGLMSKTSPYEGWSGAKWIGGGDKDRMLYSHYLPVFRLNVSLQLDEKSKSTRASFVYGANDKRLMDKNKNLYHLQNGKDESYIKIELSIDSLASGKKAMLNVYRVGYHPGDQGSVPFKSFPVPLTWIHENNKYAQHTISLTSDLGFTRFYVDGGEEIGWVNLNPLGQGGDFIAFPVVGDVGFDVPAGQSAIFPQMEIANFRSPSNVITTCKEGNNWIDGDVSGAFRTFTPKGNSAPMLRTVFSTPHTEITKARLYVTSRGIYEVYLNGKRIGEDYFNPGITQYNKTHLYQTFDVTEYVHSGRNALGALLAEGWWSGGATFTGDNWNFFGDRQSLLAKLVITYADGRTDVVVTDPLSWQYFSEGPIAYGSFFQGEVYDALRETAVEGWSMASYDASAWKPAHEVALEGNISTVGNPNMPWVNDYSGFELIGQFGQTVKQINELTALSVEEVRPGVFVYDMGQNMVGVPRISLSGMKPGTEITLRFAEVKYPDLPEYEGNIGMIMLENIRAAMAQDVYIAKGGQETISPRFTYHGYRFIEITGIDKPLPVGAVKGVVLSSIHELASRYETSNTQVNQLWKNITWSSYGNFLSIPTDCPQRNERLGWAGDISVFSRTATYLADVPQFLRRYLRSMRDVQRTDGRFPDIAPLGGGFGGLLWGSAGITVPWECYQQYGDTILLSEHYDAMKRYIQYIIDNTIETETNLIVQTRSWGDLCDWLGLEDEKNDKSLVWEAYFIYDLELMAKMATVLGKVTDAEWFRELHAARKDFFNKTYIEPETGKTLFSAFVPEKKGSHIDIQTSYVLPLAFNIIDEENRNKVIANLAETVRRENTTDRGQQCPSYSLMTGFIGTSWINKALSDYGHSDLAYRLLQQTSYPSWLYSIEQGATTIWERLNSYTRTDGFGGNNRMNSFNHYSFGAVGAWMYNYSLGIQRDETFPGFKQFVLKPMPDPTGKMTYARGYYDSMYGRIESGWKVESGVIRYTFTVPANTTATLYLPTASLRDVREKTKPVRKCKGVEFISEGNGEVVLKLLSGSYSFEVKKDYPLAARKRKKYVFVR is encoded by the coding sequence ATGAAAAGCTATAAATCCCTTGTATTGTTGATTCTTTCTATCTGCCTGGCTTGTCCGGCTTTGTTATATGCTGTAGAAAATCCTGTTTCTATAAAAAAACTCAAGGTGGAATATGCCGAAATGCCATTAGGCATCGATGTAGAAAAGCCTCGTTTCAGTTGGCAAATGGTGGTGCCGGATACCGAAAGAGGTTATTCGCAGAAGGCCTATCAGATAATAGTGACTGATGAAAAGGGCAGTTTGGTATGGGATAGCGGAAAAGTGTCGAGTGACCTGTCACTGAACATAGAATATGCCGGTGCTCCTTTGCAACCTGCTACCTGCTATTTCTGGACGGTCAACGTTTGGAATCAAAGAGGCGAGCAATCATCGGAAACTTCTTGGTTTGAGACAGGATTAATGAGTAAAACTTCCCCTTACGAGGGATGGAGTGGTGCCAAGTGGATAGGTGGCGGAGATAAAGACAGGATGCTCTATTCTCACTATCTCCCGGTATTCAGGCTGAATGTTTCACTTCAGCTGGATGAAAAGTCGAAAAGCACACGTGCAAGCTTTGTCTACGGAGCGAATGATAAGCGTCTGATGGATAAGAATAAGAACCTGTATCACTTGCAGAATGGAAAAGATGAATCTTATATTAAAATAGAATTGAGCATTGATTCACTCGCTTCGGGTAAAAAGGCAATGCTGAATGTGTATCGTGTGGGATACCATCCGGGCGATCAGGGAAGCGTTCCTTTCAAAAGTTTCCCTGTTCCGCTGACATGGATTCATGAAAACAACAAGTATGCACAGCATACCATAAGCCTTACTTCCGATTTGGGGTTTACAAGATTTTATGTGGATGGTGGTGAAGAGATTGGTTGGGTAAATCTGAATCCACTGGGACAGGGAGGTGATTTTATTGCTTTCCCGGTGGTAGGCGATGTCGGTTTTGATGTTCCCGCAGGGCAATCTGCTATTTTCCCGCAGATGGAGATTGCTAATTTCAGAAGTCCTTCGAATGTGATAACTACTTGTAAAGAAGGGAATAACTGGATAGATGGCGATGTTTCCGGTGCTTTTCGTACTTTCACTCCCAAAGGCAATTCTGCCCCTATGCTTCGTACGGTTTTCTCTACTCCGCATACAGAAATAACCAAAGCTCGCTTGTATGTTACTTCACGTGGTATTTATGAGGTTTATCTGAATGGCAAGCGTATAGGAGAAGATTATTTTAATCCTGGAATCACCCAGTATAATAAAACCCATCTGTACCAGACGTTTGATGTAACGGAGTATGTTCATTCCGGCAGAAATGCCCTTGGCGCTTTACTGGCAGAAGGCTGGTGGAGTGGGGGTGCTACCTTTACGGGAGACAATTGGAACTTCTTCGGTGACCGCCAATCTTTATTAGCAAAACTGGTTATCACGTATGCAGATGGCCGGACCGATGTGGTGGTAACTGATCCGTTATCCTGGCAGTATTTTAGTGAAGGTCCTATTGCTTACGGTAGTTTCTTCCAGGGCGAAGTGTATGATGCTTTAAGGGAAACGGCAGTGGAAGGATGGAGCATGGCCTCTTATGATGCATCTGCCTGGAAACCGGCTCATGAAGTTGCCTTGGAAGGTAATATCAGTACGGTAGGTAATCCGAATATGCCGTGGGTGAATGATTATTCAGGCTTTGAACTTATCGGGCAGTTTGGTCAGACGGTGAAACAAATAAATGAGTTGACGGCTCTCTCGGTGGAAGAAGTCCGCCCCGGTGTGTTTGTGTATGATATGGGGCAGAATATGGTAGGAGTTCCCCGGATTAGTTTATCGGGCATGAAACCCGGAACGGAAATTACATTGCGTTTTGCTGAGGTGAAATATCCCGATTTGCCGGAATACGAAGGGAATATCGGTATGATTATGCTGGAGAATATCCGTGCCGCTATGGCTCAGGATGTTTATATAGCCAAAGGTGGGCAGGAAACCATCTCTCCCCGCTTCACCTATCATGGCTACCGCTTTATAGAGATCACAGGCATTGATAAACCGTTGCCTGTGGGAGCGGTGAAAGGGGTAGTACTAAGCTCTATACACGAATTAGCTTCACGCTACGAGACTTCCAATACTCAGGTGAATCAGCTTTGGAAGAATATAACCTGGTCTTCTTATGGAAACTTCCTTTCTATTCCTACGGACTGTCCGCAACGCAATGAACGGCTGGGATGGGCAGGAGACATTTCTGTCTTCTCGCGCACGGCAACTTATCTGGCGGATGTTCCGCAATTCCTGAGACGCTATCTCCGTTCTATGCGTGATGTTCAGCGGACGGATGGGCGTTTTCCGGATATTGCTCCATTGGGTGGTGGTTTTGGCGGTCTGCTGTGGGGAAGTGCCGGAATCACAGTGCCTTGGGAGTGTTACCAGCAATATGGGGATACCATTTTGTTGAGCGAACACTATGACGCCATGAAACGCTATATTCAATACATCATCGATAATACCATCGAAACAGAAACCAACCTGATTGTTCAAACTCGTTCGTGGGGTGATTTGTGTGATTGGCTGGGGCTGGAGGATGAGAAGAATGACAAATCTCTGGTATGGGAAGCCTACTTCATTTATGATTTGGAGTTGATGGCTAAGATGGCGACTGTCCTTGGTAAGGTTACCGATGCCGAGTGGTTTCGTGAACTGCATGCCGCCCGGAAGGATTTCTTCAATAAAACGTATATAGAGCCTGAGACCGGAAAGACCCTATTTTCGGCTTTTGTCCCTGAGAAGAAAGGATCACATATCGATATACAGACTTCGTATGTGCTTCCGTTGGCTTTCAATATTATTGATGAAGAGAATCGTAATAAGGTGATTGCCAATCTTGCAGAGACTGTGAGAAGGGAGAATACCACGGACAGAGGTCAGCAATGCCCGTCTTACTCTCTGATGACAGGTTTCATCGGCACATCATGGATCAATAAGGCTTTGTCTGACTACGGGCATTCAGACTTGGCTTACAGGCTACTTCAGCAGACCAGTTATCCTTCGTGGCTTTATTCCATTGAACAGGGAGCCACTACCATCTGGGAACGTCTGAACTCTTATACTCGCACGGATGGCTTTGGTGGAAACAATCGCATGAATTCTTTCAATCATTATTCTTTCGGTGCCGTGGGTGCCTGGATGTACAATTACTCTTTGGGAATACAGCGTGATGAAACTTTTCCCGGTTTCAAGCAGTTCGTTCTGAAGCCGATGCCCGATCCAACCGGGAAGATGACGTATGCACGGGGATATTATGATTCTATGTATGGACGTATTGAAAGTGGCTGGAAAGTGGAGAGCGGAGTGATTCGTTATACTTTCACTGTACCTGCCAATACTACAGCTACCCTATATCTGCCGACTGCATCATTGAGGGATGTTCGCGAGAAAACGAAACCTGTCCGGAAGTGTAAAGGAGTAGAATTTATCAGTGAAGGAAATGGAGAGGTGGTTTTGAAACTTCTTTCCGGCAGCTATTCGTTTGAGGTGAAGAAGGATTATCCGCTTGCGGCAAGGAAGAGGAAGAAATACGTCTTCGTCCGGTAA